Genomic window (Vibrio pomeroyi):
GTGAAGACGTGACTTACACCGTTACGGGTGTCGTTAGACCTGATGCGACTGGTGATATTCATTACCGAGATACCGTAGTACTGCCCGATGATTACCACTTGGATTTTGATAAAACAACCGATGAAGTGGTTTATGAACCAGGTAAAACGGTGACTTATCATTTAGTGGTTGAGAACGATGGTAAAGGTAACGCTCACGACATCCCAATCGTCGACAACTTAAAAGACATCACCGTTGATCTCGTTGATGGCTCGACTGGACCTGCGTATTCAAGCTGGACAATTACCTCTATTGCTTCTGGTGCCGATTCTGATTACGTAGATGCTGGTGCGGGCGCGGGTAATGTTTATACCTCAACGGACAGCAATCTCAATCTTCAAGCAGATATTCCGATGGGGGCGACGCTTGAGTATCGAGTGGTTGCGACCATCAACGACAAAGCGAATGGCGGTATCGTGAATGTATTGACTGTCGATGGCGATACAATTTCTCACAATATCCAACAAGAAGCGCGCAAAGTCGATTTTGAGAAGAACATCCTCGCTTACTACGATGCTGATGATAATCCAATGCCAGGGGCGACAAGTTATATGCCTGGGGGATACGTTGAGTACGAAATCTTAATCGAGAACGTCTCTAGCGCTCACGTTGATGATATGAGTTTACGTGACGACATCGACCAAATTAACACACAGTACTTTGATGGCTCTCGTGGCCCAGCCTTTGATAGCTGGACAATTGAAACCTTCTCAGACGGTTCTGGAATCTCAAACCCTGATGTTGATAACTCGATTCGAGATAACCAGCCAATTGATACACATTTTGATATCTCGGCGGATAACTTTGGTCGCTCAGGATCACTCGCATTCGTCCGTTATGTTATTAAAGCCAAGATTAGCCCGAAAGCCGTCGGCTCATTTACTAACCGAGCTCACATGGGCGAAGACAACGGAAATGAATTTATTGCCGTTTCTCCGCCTGCGTCAATGTCAGAACCCGAAATTGCATTCAGCAAGCAAGTATTCTCCGATTCTGGCTTATCGAGTAAGAAAGAGTATTACTCCCAAGCGTCTGGGGAAAGTGAGGTTTACTACCGCGTTCAGATTAAAAATACAGGTAACGGCACTGAGTATGGCTCTCGCCTAGAAGATACTATTTCGGCGATTGAGACACGTATTGCAGAAGATGCTTCATCAACAGGCATTGACCCCGTCGGACAGCCATTTTTGTCTGGCTGGGAAGTGAACCTAGAGAAAACGGCAGCTGCTGACTCTATTACAGATGCGGTTGACTTTGTTTCAGGCAACAATGTTGATATTGATAACGACATTGTTATCGCGCCTCAGGAAAGCCTGACTTTTATCATTCATGGTGTCATCCGTGAGGATGCGTTAGGTGAAATCCTCAACAGAGCGAGTTACGACGGTGGTGTTCGAAGTGCGAATCTACTGCCGCTTGAAAACAAGATTAGTGTTTCTAAACGTGTTGTATCGGTGAATGGTAAACCTTTCTCTGATGGCGACACTTACCTGCCGGGAGACCAAGTCGAGTATGAATTCGTCGTGGCTAACCCAGAAAATGGTTGGGCTAACGATGTGCACATCAAAGATGTGATGAGTAACGTTCAAGTCGAAGTTATTGGCGGGGACGTAGAATCGGCGTTTGTTTCGAGCGAAATATCTCATGACGTAAGCAATGGCATTGATGCTAACGCTGATACTTATGTTCCAGACTACAACGCTAACCACAATCTAAATATCGAAACAGATATCGCCGCAGGTGAAGTGCTCACGTTTAAAGCAACCGGCGTGATACGTGATGACGCATTGGGCACCATCAGTGCCAATCGAGTAACGGCAGACGGTGAATCTGCTACATCTGAAAAGATCCCGCCACAAGCGGTTGAGCTCGATTACTTCAAAACCTTAGTTTATACCGATGGTGAATCTGTTGGTTGTACCGTGCCTTCGAGTGACGGAAAGGGGTGTAACTACGCGCCGCGTGGAGATGTCGAGTATCAAGTAACGCTTGATAATACGGGTGACAGTATTGCCAATGATGTGAGTGTTATTGATGCCATTCATGCCATTAAAACGGAAGATGGTGATGATGCGTTCTCTGAGTGGTCTACAGCGATTGCGGAGGAACCCGCGGGTTCATATGACGTAAAGGGTGATTACAACGGAAGTGTCCCGTTAGATGCGACGGTCGACCTTCGTCCTGATGAGCGTATTGTTTTTGATGTGAAAGGCAAGGTATCAACATCAGCAACTGGCACTATCACCAATACGGCACAGGTTAATGGCGATGACACTAACGACATCGTCTTGAACCCAGGTCGCTCGAACATTCTCGTTGATAAGTGGACCGATACACCAGAGTACGTACCGGGCGGCACGATTAACTACTACATCGATATTACCAATGATGATGTAGACACAGGCTTGTTCTCAATCCGCGACATGATCAGTGGCTTTGAAGTCGAAACTGTCGATGGTTCGATGCAAACGGCCCTCACGCAGTGGACGGTTGATTATGAGGTTCTTGCGAACTCTGCTCCTCTAGATCCAAATGCGAACGACTTCTCAGAGCTAGATAAATTAGTAGGGCAAAACAGCCCAGATATTAATCTGCCAGCCGAATCTCTCAAGATCTCAGGGCGCGATGACACAGGCACCGGTTTCGGTGATCAGCATACGCTTGTCCGTATTCATATCGAAGGCAAGGTTCGTGATGACGCGATAGGTCGTTTTACCAATACCGCCTATTTGCGACATGGTTTAGACGACTCAAAGATAATTCGTCTAAGAGAGGGGTACATTACTCCAAAATCGGGCAACTTGGTGCTAACCAAAGAAGCGACTCCGATAGCTGAACCTGATGCTAAGTACCAACCGGGCCAACCTATCTCATACAAGATCACCATCGCGAATACAGGGGAAGGCTATCTTGTGGATCAGATCCTGACGGATCGCATCGATACCATCATGACAGAAGTAGCGAATAGCCCAGATCAAGAGCAAGCACTGACTAGCAGCTGGATCATCAGTGATGAACAACTTGATGGAAGTGGCGACCCAGCACTGAACGCTCGTAAAGATGTGTCCAATACTGATCAAGGTTACCGTGCGACTTACAGCATTCACCCTGGTGACAGCTACTCATTTGTTGTGACTAATACCGTAAACGACAAAGCCAAAGGTGAGATCACCAATGTGGTTAAAGTCGAAGGCGATGATGGTGAATACACCGCAGACGCGACTTATATTCCTGAAGATGCGCAAGTCGAAATTACAAAAGAGGTTGATAAGGCGGAGTACCTTCCAGGAGAGACTCTGCAATATACAGTGACCGTGACAAACAACGGACTAGGCTGGGCAGAAGATGTTGCTATTGAGGATGCGCTGCAGTCTGTTGAAACCACAATTGCTGGTGGTGAGAAGTCGCAAGCCTTTGAGCCTGCTTCAATCAAAATCTCGGCTGCCTCAACAACGGGTGATACGCCAGTGCCAGTTCTAACGAGTGGCGAAGATCTTAACGAAACGTTAGATATTGCTCCTCAAGATAGCGTTGTTTTCACGATTCAGGTGACAACTAACGCACTTGCAACGGGTGATATCACGAACTTGGCATCAGCCTCCTTCGATGGCACAACTTTTGACGATACTGCGACGAGTACACCTGTACTAGCAACGCTGTCGATCGAAAAAACAGTCGATACGCCTGCATATGAAGTGACAAAGTTAAGCCACTACGAAATCACGGTGACCAACAGCTCTGATGCTTTCGCCTCTGGTGTTCAACTGCAAGACATCATCAGCGGTATTGAAGTCGACACCACGACAGAGACAAAAGAGTCGGCATTCCTAAAGTGGGAAGTCAGCTTTGAAGCGAGTGATGACCGCACAGTGGTGAAGCCAGAGATCTTTGAGTTGAGCGAAGATATCGATGCCAACATGGATATCGCGCCACAAAGCACCGTGACGTTCCATGTTGAAGCATTGATTCGTACAACTGCTGTTGGTGATATTAGTAATACGGCGACCATCACTTATAACGGTACTCAACAAGATTCTGCGGTAGTAATGACGCCGAAAGATTCTGAGTTTGTTGCAACGAAAACCAATGTGCAGACGGAATATGTTCCGGGTGGGGAATTAGAGTTCCTGATCACTATTCAGAATACCTCAAACAACAACATCAATGATCTCAGTGTTGTCGACGACATGAGTACGATTGAAGTTGAGTATTACGACGATACAACAGGCCCAGCCTTTGTTTCTGGCACAACTTCTATGGTAGTGGAATCAACCACTGTGGGGACGACCGCCGAACAAATCAGTCCAACAGAATACAGTGTTGATATCGCTCCACACGGTACGGTCGTTTTCCGTTCAAAAGGTACTGTTGTGGATACAGCGACGGGACGTATCGTTAACACCGCGCAAGTCGATGGCGGGGATGTGGTCAGCCCTCCAGTTCATACTGTCGCGGCCGTTGTTCAGGCAGAGCTCTTTACCGATGCACCTTATTACGTACCGGGCGAGCAGGTTGAGTATCACTTAGTGGTGCAAAACATTGGTCGTGGTATCGCGAAAGATGTCGCGCTCTATACCCAGTTTGCTGAATCAATGGGAGACCATATTGATGGCTCACACAGTAATTCCTTTGATGAAGGGACGCTTAGTGCGACATGGGAAGGAGCAGAGACGCAACCGGGTACCTTTGACGTTGATAGAGACTTGGCCACGGTCGTTGACATCGCACCGGGTGGCAAGATTGATTACACCTTCATCTTGACGGTTAACGAAGACATGCTGACTAACATCGATGTTTTTGGCTATTACCTCGATTTAACAGGTAGTTCAACGGCACATACTCGTTCGAAAAACACCAAGGAATCTGATGCATCTAAACAGATAACGGGTAATCAAGTCTCAGCTTTGAATCTACCTCCAGTAGGTGCTGACCTGGTTGTTGAAAAGCGTTCTGATAAACCTGAATACACCGAAGATGATGACAGTGTTATTTACCACTTAGCGGTCACCAATAACGGCCTAGGTAATGCTGCGAATGTTCGCCTAACGGATGAAATCAGTGAATTGAAGAACAGTGTTGGCAACGAAGTGTTTACCGACTGGACGATTGAAGGGGTAGAAGTCGATGAAACGGGTGCAGTGATTCAACGTCATAGCTTCCCATCAAGTACAGACTTAGATACCACCGTTAACCTTAAGTCTCAAAAGCGCAATGCTTTCGCATTTGAAGTTGTGGGTAGGCTAGGCAAAGGCTTGGATGACGACATCACCAATACCTTTACCGCGACGGAATCGGATGGTACCGAAACCAGCGACAGCGTCACTAATCATATTAAGAAAATTCCAGATAACTCTGGGGTACTTGAGCTAACGAAATCTGCGTTACAAGACACGGCGCAAGTCGGCGACGCGGTTGAATACGAGATCATCGTTGAGAACAACAATGAATCTTACTTTAAGAACGTGACGGTAGAAGACCGTTACCCGGGTGGTTT
Coding sequences:
- a CDS encoding DUF11 domain-containing protein is translated as MDLSVDSASYDNGQEVVYTLVLTNGSDKAISDFDVKDDLLNILTTDDQGKSVNAFTQAMIQAHSTVLSSAGTFNRFGNLEATDVRVAAGGTVTYTMSAMVSDEAAGTIDNFATASSGLLDSMASNTESIQRGLYEHDITVSVNKTHYQLNDELTYTIKVSNTGDTVIKAIDVQDAIADIKTLNIEGALESAFTANVNSASVEGDESDAGTFSSSGNLVVSDASIDIGGSITYTIEATVADNLVGDIVNNDVTAETRDALVSADVLTTPPAAPNVSLTHTLNQSDSYLVDDKFSYTVKVTNQENSGIAYHYSVQQFLEDLKTDLGNDIGIDKNADDTTGNPYESWTNQVITLGSNSRSELADSGVESNKSLDDVVSIYPGEQILYSVEVDVSPVSIGVIPEVVARVVDAGGTAGSGDVLTNPLDTKEVIHSSSSQITRNKKTTDTTYVPGISGQNEVVYDIVVSNKDSEFFANDIEVVDKFACIVTKQTDGSLGSAFSEWKLEVSDRSGDGSNYGSFNYGAWTTDDINLKLDLAPEGAVHYKLTARVADTSVGQIVDDGADAGLCLGDNLSESGSGVQMPNSKLKVQKEVDSRYYSAGGTLNYDITVENNGDGYAIDVPVYDDLVSIMTQSINDTPTKAYLSWVITAKSYASDGSISTNSDPGFTGQIEGDQNNKVILDEKAKLAPHDKIVYSIAAVINPIADDEIRNEVTVDSVLYSDRGAYPRDYYLTLDKRVDGHNEQNAYTDTTTEITYTIKVSNPEGNGFASNINVKDEISTIEAELLHEPGETKPVFSSWTISAQKEAASPWVLAVTDPGDFSDNNDLNATAQIPPGASITYTIVGQLDRSDDNEILWGSFSNTAKVTGLDTNLSDTVHTYPSEPNLIVDKTAQNSDFVGGERTTFDIYIYNRGVGYANNATVKDSISALNFFDSWTIVGTTNTDQPGSRYGDIADNTDIDTNVDITPGGWVHYEVSGVVRSDYEEDQVSNRVDVYDPITDREHSSSAQIDNSNSAYDINVSLAKTTDVVRYTPGEDLTYTIVIGNNSDTEETDLTLIDRLTQITTTLANDKDDEAEDFIGQNPFEYWSVDPGTGTFGGEQTTDVEIPISIKAKEFVTVRIKARVKDNAVSNGVVDRDGGIIRNEAILVHNANADCTDDCEFAKRAVAENHQVHNSGGVVRSTNINRYSPGDELTYTIKYNSQDGHGYRNNVDVNELINGISVELQDGTFGNPFFDDAAGTNKFTVAVAKSDPANAGTTDGTNDGDVKNDTDIVTSIDIDAGEDVTYTVTGVVRPDATGDIHYRDTVVLPDDYHLDFDKTTDEVVYEPGKTVTYHLVVENDGKGNAHDIPIVDNLKDITVDLVDGSTGPAYSSWTITSIASGADSDYVDAGAGAGNVYTSTDSNLNLQADIPMGATLEYRVVATINDKANGGIVNVLTVDGDTISHNIQQEARKVDFEKNILAYYDADDNPMPGATSYMPGGYVEYEILIENVSSAHVDDMSLRDDIDQINTQYFDGSRGPAFDSWTIETFSDGSGISNPDVDNSIRDNQPIDTHFDISADNFGRSGSLAFVRYVIKAKISPKAVGSFTNRAHMGEDNGNEFIAVSPPASMSEPEIAFSKQVFSDSGLSSKKEYYSQASGESEVYYRVQIKNTGNGTEYGSRLEDTISAIETRIAEDASSTGIDPVGQPFLSGWEVNLEKTAAADSITDAVDFVSGNNVDIDNDIVIAPQESLTFIIHGVIREDALGEILNRASYDGGVRSANLLPLENKISVSKRVVSVNGKPFSDGDTYLPGDQVEYEFVVANPENGWANDVHIKDVMSNVQVEVIGGDVESAFVSSEISHDVSNGIDANADTYVPDYNANHNLNIETDIAAGEVLTFKATGVIRDDALGTISANRVTADGESATSEKIPPQAVELDYFKTLVYTDGESVGCTVPSSDGKGCNYAPRGDVEYQVTLDNTGDSIANDVSVIDAIHAIKTEDGDDAFSEWSTAIAEEPAGSYDVKGDYNGSVPLDATVDLRPDERIVFDVKGKVSTSATGTITNTAQVNGDDTNDIVLNPGRSNILVDKWTDTPEYVPGGTINYYIDITNDDVDTGLFSIRDMISGFEVETVDGSMQTALTQWTVDYEVLANSAPLDPNANDFSELDKLVGQNSPDINLPAESLKISGRDDTGTGFGDQHTLVRIHIEGKVRDDAIGRFTNTAYLRHGLDDSKIIRLREGYITPKSGNLVLTKEATPIAEPDAKYQPGQPISYKITIANTGEGYLVDQILTDRIDTIMTEVANSPDQEQALTSSWIISDEQLDGSGDPALNARKDVSNTDQGYRATYSIHPGDSYSFVVTNTVNDKAKGEITNVVKVEGDDGEYTADATYIPEDAQVEITKEVDKAEYLPGETLQYTVTVTNNGLGWAEDVAIEDALQSVETTIAGGEKSQAFEPASIKISAASTTGDTPVPVLTSGEDLNETLDIAPQDSVVFTIQVTTNALATGDITNLASASFDGTTFDDTATSTPVLATLSIEKTVDTPAYEVTKLSHYEITVTNSSDAFASGVQLQDIISGIEVDTTTETKESAFLKWEVSFEASDDRTVVKPEIFELSEDIDANMDIAPQSTVTFHVEALIRTTAVGDISNTATITYNGTQQDSAVVMTPKDSEFVATKTNVQTEYVPGGELEFLITIQNTSNNNINDLSVVDDMSTIEVEYYDDTTGPAFVSGTTSMVVESTTVGTTAEQISPTEYSVDIAPHGTVVFRSKGTVVDTATGRIVNTAQVDGGDVVSPPVHTVAAVVQAELFTDAPYYVPGEQVEYHLVVQNIGRGIAKDVALYTQFAESMGDHIDGSHSNSFDEGTLSATWEGAETQPGTFDVDRDLATVVDIAPGGKIDYTFILTVNEDMLTNIDVFGYYLDLTGSSTAHTRSKNTKESDASKQITGNQVSALNLPPVGADLVVEKRSDKPEYTEDDDSVIYHLAVTNNGLGNAANVRLTDEISELKNSVGNEVFTDWTIEGVEVDETGAVIQRHSFPSSTDLDTTVNLKSQKRNAFAFEVVGRLGKGLDDDITNTFTATESDGTETSDSVTNHIKKIPDNSGVLELTKSALQDTAQVGDAVEYEIIVENNNESYFKNVTVEDRYPGGLKYIVDTSEIVLSGIDGEFGTEDDQVVSQEPSDTGKLMFTSLNFDPGEKLRIRYLLRVSVGATFGDYINTAVAKVDGSAVSNEDTAKVTVEPDKVFDTSSIIGKVFEDHNQDGFQADATAFDVELTANLATQGYIADSTHIIRDGQDVAVEDGAITTALEQGLDLGDLWGHSVNRTLPETSKVVIQFKTRTQQSFDFFVTTDAGSRIEFDAQGQIQFKHESDKKKGLSAENLNVTRNLYRDGEDYLWEIVIENKGIYEDGIPGVKLMTVEGIVIYTDQYGRYHVPDQWVLNKKGKNFLVKLDTDSLSTSMEVVSENPKVLRITPNKLTKFNFSVHRKDQESEQK